The following proteins come from a genomic window of Mauremys mutica isolate MM-2020 ecotype Southern chromosome 7, ASM2049712v1, whole genome shotgun sequence:
- the FOXI2 gene encoding forkhead box protein I2 isoform X2, whose translation MDVLMDLLIFHLNFQRCLETSYGTSQRQFLAPASGFAGADLSWLSLSSQQEFFKMVRPPYSYSALIAMAIQNAPEKKLTLSQIYQYVAENFPFYKKSKAGWQNSIRHNLSLNDCFKKVPRDEDDPGKGNYWTLDPNCEKMFDNGNFRRKRKRRSDAHGSGAPGVPGKAEDKSGGALKSPDSSSPMGLGAPAPQNSPGSGSGPKSSPTPALERSPCFSSFASNMRAIVNGNHGLGRQLSGEFAHGRQDVPALSSCAAPSSGAAQNSQLSPPAHSRMSYCASGQQSGLSIPLINNFSVNQLIYSRDGTEV comes from the exons GTTATGGGACCAGCCAGAGACAGTTCCTGGCCCCTGCATCGGGCTTTGCAGGAGCAGATCTCAGCTGGTTGTCTCTTTCCAGCCAGCAGGAGTTTTTTAAAATGGTGAGGCCCCCCTACTCCTACTCGGCTCTGATCGCTATGGCCATCCAAAACGCTCCGGAGAAGAAGTTGACCTTGAGTCAGATTTACCAGTACGTGGCCGAAAACTTCCCTTTTTACAAGAAGAGCAAAGCTGGCTGGCAGAACTCCATCCGGCACAACCTGTCCCTCAACGACTGCTTTAAGAAAGTCCCCAGGGATGAAGACGATCCAG GGAAAGGCAATTACTGGACCCTGGACCCGAACTGCGAGAAAATGTTCGACAACGGCAATTTTCGAAGGAAGAGGAAAAGGCGCTCGGACGCGCACGGGTCCGGCGCCCCAGGAGTGCCTGGCAAAGCGGAAGACAAGAGCGGCGGTGCCTTGAAGTCTCCAGACTCCTCCAGCCCGATGGGCCTGGGCGCCCCTGCACCGCAGAACTCCCCCGGCTCCGGGAGCGGCCCCAAATCCTCCCCCACGCCGGCGCTCGAGCGGAGCCCGTGTTTCTCCAGCTTTGCCTCCAACATGCGGGCCATTGTCAATGGGAACCACGGCCTcggcaggcagctctcgggagagTTTGCACACGGAAGGCAAGATGTGCCTGCTCTGAGTTCCTGCGCCGCTCCCAGCAGCGGCGCTGCCCAGAACTCCCAGCTGAGTCCCCCGGCCCACTCGAGAATGAGCTACTGTGCCAGCGGGCAGCAAAGTGGGCTCAGCATCCCTCTCATTAACAACTTCAGCGTCAATCAGCTGATCTATAGCAGGGACGGGACAGAAGTTTGA
- the FOXI2 gene encoding forkhead box protein I2 isoform X1, with protein MNSLGQQPANPQSAPLQHPNAQDLLDMAVYCDNLMYPQNLHHHHHHPQRPSAHPAGYGLSEYSPPAANPYLWINGPAINSSPYLSGTNGASFIPSGYGTSQRQFLAPASGFAGADLSWLSLSSQQEFFKMVRPPYSYSALIAMAIQNAPEKKLTLSQIYQYVAENFPFYKKSKAGWQNSIRHNLSLNDCFKKVPRDEDDPGKGNYWTLDPNCEKMFDNGNFRRKRKRRSDAHGSGAPGVPGKAEDKSGGALKSPDSSSPMGLGAPAPQNSPGSGSGPKSSPTPALERSPCFSSFASNMRAIVNGNHGLGRQLSGEFAHGRQDVPALSSCAAPSSGAAQNSQLSPPAHSRMSYCASGQQSGLSIPLINNFSVNQLIYSRDGTEV; from the exons ATGAACTCTTTGGGGCAGCAGCCCGCAAATCCACAGTCGGCCCCCCTCCAGCATCCCAATGCGCAGGATTTACTGGATATGGCGGTGTACTGTGACAACCTAATGTACCCGCAAAACctgcaccaccatcaccaccacccacAGAGGCCATCAGCTCATCCAGCAGGCTATGGGCTGAGCGAATATAGCCCCCCAGCAGCGAACCCCTACCTCTGGATCAATGGACCTGCCATCAACTCGTCTCCTTATCTCTCTGGGACTAATGGGGCTTCTTTCATCCCCTCAGGTTATGGGACCAGCCAGAGACAGTTCCTGGCCCCTGCATCGGGCTTTGCAGGAGCAGATCTCAGCTGGTTGTCTCTTTCCAGCCAGCAGGAGTTTTTTAAAATGGTGAGGCCCCCCTACTCCTACTCGGCTCTGATCGCTATGGCCATCCAAAACGCTCCGGAGAAGAAGTTGACCTTGAGTCAGATTTACCAGTACGTGGCCGAAAACTTCCCTTTTTACAAGAAGAGCAAAGCTGGCTGGCAGAACTCCATCCGGCACAACCTGTCCCTCAACGACTGCTTTAAGAAAGTCCCCAGGGATGAAGACGATCCAG GGAAAGGCAATTACTGGACCCTGGACCCGAACTGCGAGAAAATGTTCGACAACGGCAATTTTCGAAGGAAGAGGAAAAGGCGCTCGGACGCGCACGGGTCCGGCGCCCCAGGAGTGCCTGGCAAAGCGGAAGACAAGAGCGGCGGTGCCTTGAAGTCTCCAGACTCCTCCAGCCCGATGGGCCTGGGCGCCCCTGCACCGCAGAACTCCCCCGGCTCCGGGAGCGGCCCCAAATCCTCCCCCACGCCGGCGCTCGAGCGGAGCCCGTGTTTCTCCAGCTTTGCCTCCAACATGCGGGCCATTGTCAATGGGAACCACGGCCTcggcaggcagctctcgggagagTTTGCACACGGAAGGCAAGATGTGCCTGCTCTGAGTTCCTGCGCCGCTCCCAGCAGCGGCGCTGCCCAGAACTCCCAGCTGAGTCCCCCGGCCCACTCGAGAATGAGCTACTGTGCCAGCGGGCAGCAAAGTGGGCTCAGCATCCCTCTCATTAACAACTTCAGCGTCAATCAGCTGATCTATAGCAGGGACGGGACAGAAGTTTGA